The Deltaproteobacteria bacterium genome includes the window GGCGATTCTGATCACCTCGCTGGCCTTTTTTATTCCCGGCAATCTGGGGGTTCAGGACGGAGGCAATATCTTATTGACCATGGGACTCCACCTGGGGGCCATTCTGGGGGCCACTTTCAGCGTCATCCGCCGCCTGCGGGAAGGCTTTTGGCTGGCCGTCGGTCTGGTGGTATTGGCTTATGAGACATAAGCCGTCCCGCCATCAATCAATAACAGGAAGGACTTATTGA containing:
- a CDS encoding TIGR00374 family protein — encoded protein: AILITSLAFFIPGNLGVQDGGNILLTMGLHLGAILGATFSVIRRLREGFWLAVGLVVLAYET